The Deinococcus wulumuqiensis R12 genome has a window encoding:
- a CDS encoding IS4 family transposase, with protein sequence MTTFHPLQAEQWALKHFGAVDLGDRRRNQRAVRIAQGMASRSGKSIPKLFDRRADVKAAYTFMSRKEATPERLQTPHRNHVRAALGQAGTFLLLEDSSEFIWSRHQETPGLGRTGDLRSPVRQGFTLHTTLAVKWQKPHQQSGQRLPVQVLGILDQEYYLRQPAPTASESDAERRQRENKESALWTRATERIGKGPDDQDVRWVRVCDRGADIEVFMRGVIAQGQGFVVRAAQNRRLLDPNARTRECIGHVFEAARAASPLGSYTIDLRGRKGQKARAAHVEVSVVRAYLWPTPMAGGQGKPRQEGIRVSIVRVAEKPSDDVKEPLEWMLLTDADIETFEEAHEVALQYQARWLVEEFHKGLKTGLGAERLQLEAGQRLKAMISMMSVVATRLLALREDSRERPNDPAQSAGLSAVELQVLSKVLKRQLKTVQDVILALGRLGGHMNRKSDGLPGWQALWEGMNMLQVYVEGYKLART encoded by the coding sequence GTGACGACCTTTCACCCGCTACAGGCAGAGCAATGGGCACTGAAGCACTTTGGTGCTGTGGATCTTGGAGATCGGCGTAGAAATCAACGAGCAGTACGCATTGCGCAGGGGATGGCTTCCCGATCCGGGAAGTCCATCCCCAAGCTTTTTGACCGTAGAGCAGATGTCAAAGCGGCGTATACCTTCATGTCACGCAAGGAGGCAACCCCTGAGCGCCTTCAAACACCTCACCGCAACCATGTACGCGCAGCACTGGGGCAGGCAGGAACCTTCTTGCTGCTTGAAGACAGCAGCGAATTCATCTGGTCACGACATCAGGAGACTCCCGGCCTTGGGCGGACCGGGGATCTCAGATCCCCGGTTCGGCAGGGGTTTACCCTCCACACGACACTTGCTGTGAAATGGCAAAAACCCCATCAGCAAAGTGGGCAACGGCTTCCCGTTCAGGTTCTGGGCATACTCGATCAGGAGTATTACCTCCGGCAACCCGCACCCACAGCGTCAGAGAGCGACGCTGAGCGACGCCAGCGGGAAAACAAGGAAAGTGCGTTGTGGACAAGAGCAACTGAACGCATCGGAAAAGGGCCGGACGACCAAGACGTTCGATGGGTCAGAGTCTGTGACAGAGGGGCAGATATTGAGGTCTTTATGCGTGGCGTCATCGCTCAAGGACAGGGTTTCGTTGTCAGGGCAGCCCAAAACCGGCGGCTTCTTGATCCGAATGCCCGCACACGGGAGTGCATTGGGCATGTCTTTGAGGCAGCCAGGGCTGCCTCGCCGCTTGGAAGTTACACCATAGACCTTCGAGGGAGAAAAGGTCAGAAAGCACGTGCTGCACACGTTGAAGTGAGTGTTGTTCGTGCGTACCTTTGGCCGACACCAATGGCGGGTGGTCAAGGTAAACCTCGTCAGGAAGGGATACGGGTCAGCATTGTTCGTGTGGCAGAAAAGCCTTCGGATGACGTGAAAGAACCGTTGGAATGGATGCTGCTCACGGATGCCGACATTGAGACCTTTGAGGAAGCGCACGAAGTGGCGCTTCAGTACCAGGCCCGTTGGCTGGTGGAAGAGTTTCATAAAGGGTTGAAGACGGGCCTGGGAGCAGAGCGGCTCCAGTTGGAAGCGGGTCAGCGTCTCAAAGCCATGATTTCGATGATGAGTGTGGTGGCCACAAGGTTACTCGCGCTACGCGAGGATTCACGAGAACGCCCAAATGATCCAGCTCAGAGCGCTGGGTTGAGTGCCGTCGAACTTCAGGTGCTGAGCAAGGTTTTGAAACGGCAACTGAAGACTGTGCAGGACGTCATTTTGGCATTGGGAAGGTTGGGAGGACATATGAACCGAAAAAGCGATGGCCTGCCAGGGTGGCAGGCCTTGTGGGAGGGAATGAATATGCTTCAGGTCTATGTCGAGGGGTATAAGTTAGCTCGCACCTAA
- a CDS encoding YkgJ family cysteine cluster protein — MPPLSPRSTPPAPAPRTAPAVTAPVQQAYERYGRQAGQWISQYQAKGGQVFCGPGCHFCCDMPIRVSLAEALITAQALTPVQAQAFEKHARAVGQNARTARDEEEFVQRHRIEISFCPLLDRATGACTQYEARPTRCRDTFSAFPAHFCACGTWESMTRREQAEYRREVARTPGTDGEVHFIAPLEHLSEPVWAAASKAMRRAWGLEVWGDFWTLTTLARDPQFMARIEAKDGRGAWSHARGRGLAHPVTLEIG; from the coding sequence ATGCCTCCCCTTTCCCCCCGGTCCACCCCCCCCGCGCCCGCCCCGCGCACCGCCCCCGCCGTCACTGCGCCGGTCCAGCAGGCCTACGAGCGCTATGGCCGTCAGGCCGGGCAGTGGATCAGCCAGTACCAGGCCAAGGGCGGGCAGGTGTTTTGCGGCCCCGGCTGCCATTTTTGCTGCGACATGCCCATTCGCGTTTCACTGGCCGAAGCCCTGATTACGGCGCAGGCCCTGACCCCGGTGCAGGCCCAGGCCTTCGAGAAGCACGCCCGCGCGGTGGGCCAAAATGCCCGCACCGCCCGCGACGAGGAAGAATTCGTGCAGCGCCACCGCATCGAGATCAGCTTTTGCCCGCTGCTCGACCGTGCCACCGGAGCCTGCACCCAGTACGAGGCCCGCCCGACCCGTTGCCGCGACACCTTCAGCGCCTTTCCTGCGCACTTTTGCGCCTGCGGCACCTGGGAAAGCATGACCCGGCGCGAGCAGGCCGAGTACCGCCGCGAGGTCGCCCGCACGCCCGGCACCGACGGCGAAGTGCATTTCATCGCGCCGCTCGAACACCTCAGCGAGCCGGTCTGGGCGGCGGCCAGCAAGGCGATGCGCCGGGCCTGGGGGCTGGAGGTCTGGGGCGACTTCTGGACCCTGACCACTCTGGCGCGTGACCCGCAGTTCATGGCCCGGATCGAGGCGAAGGACGGACGCGGCGCATGGAGCCACGCCAGGGGGCGGGGGCTGGCGCATCCGGTGACGCTGGAAATCGGCTGA
- a CDS encoding HD-GYP domain-containing protein: MFRRKAPTPSAPDTRRTSVTGSNVGETLDPTRVLAELLSRPTAEGVLENALAYAATLLGGHINGYAVVRRGQDKVAAVFGYPRTLIGTAMSGPWAAMRPRVLSDGSSELYEANAPELHKVLDAAGMRDVALSLVVPVSDRGRTLGALVLDRTNADPISPTQQEAVARWATAVAPILGMLDARDDWQQAARQVSGAVVEAIESQDFDGLGHSAAVADASMKIGRAMGLSSREQEELWFAATLHDLGKIHGEQGHALVGANFLQNVPHLSEAQKAIRHHHERWDGQGEPDKLSGEDIPLYARILAVANAYVRTGDLERVQAQAGKGFDPRVVNALQKALEKAAAS, encoded by the coding sequence GTGTTCCGACGCAAAGCCCCCACCCCTTCTGCCCCCGACACTCGCCGCACCAGCGTGACGGGCTCCAACGTCGGCGAGACGCTGGACCCGACACGGGTGCTCGCGGAACTGCTGTCGCGGCCCACCGCCGAGGGGGTGCTGGAAAACGCGCTCGCCTACGCCGCCACGCTGCTTGGCGGCCACATCAACGGCTACGCGGTGGTGCGCCGGGGCCAGGACAAGGTGGCGGCGGTGTTCGGTTACCCGCGCACCCTGATCGGCACGGCGATGAGCGGTCCCTGGGCCGCCATGCGCCCGCGCGTGCTCTCCGACGGCAGCAGCGAACTGTACGAAGCCAACGCCCCCGAACTGCACAAGGTGCTCGACGCGGCGGGAATGCGTGACGTGGCGCTTTCGCTGGTCGTGCCGGTCAGTGACCGGGGGCGCACGCTGGGGGCGCTGGTGCTCGACCGGACCAACGCTGACCCCATTTCGCCCACGCAGCAGGAAGCGGTGGCGCGCTGGGCGACGGCGGTGGCGCCCATTCTGGGCATGCTCGACGCCCGCGACGACTGGCAGCAGGCCGCCCGGCAGGTGTCGGGGGCGGTGGTGGAGGCCATCGAGAGCCAGGACTTCGACGGGCTGGGACACTCGGCGGCGGTGGCCGACGCCAGCATGAAAATCGGCCGGGCGATGGGCCTGTCGTCGCGTGAGCAGGAGGAGCTGTGGTTCGCGGCCACGCTGCACGACCTGGGCAAGATTCACGGCGAGCAGGGGCATGCGCTCGTCGGCGCCAACTTTCTGCAAAACGTCCCGCATCTCTCCGAGGCGCAAAAGGCGATTCGGCACCACCACGAGCGCTGGGACGGTCAGGGGGAGCCTGACAAGCTCTCCGGCGAGGACATCCCCCTGTATGCCCGGATTCTGGCCGTCGCCAACGCCTACGTGCGCACCGGCGACCTCGAACGGGTGCAGGCCCAGGCGGGCAAGGGCTTTGACCCCCGCGTGGTGAACGCCCTACAAAAAGCGCTGGAGAAGGCTGCCGCCTCCTGA
- a CDS encoding aminoglycoside phosphotransferase family protein, whose product MRGSNFSSAVPAHFPVLEARYGPLTPMDSGMQSRVYSTADGQAVVKVYRNHQGEHCTEAANMRRAGLGEWVIDATEADGIEALVLRRFAGRPLTRAEVPRALPALREQLGVLHREREGRVDLRRVQERLRRFRSSLSGYGLGDLFGAVETPLDQGLLDQPAAFCHLDLWHDNILMNRDTGEVLIIDWTKSALDDPLRDLALLKTGTLDLLPADESLMAALTFLPDQTPATLTRYRAYVAMTTLHDLYWFLMNEPYEFDAQREKKVPRARHVLARLPGDYLGAKHNQSQDEEP is encoded by the coding sequence GTGCGAGGCTCGAACTTCTCCTCGGCGGTTCCCGCGCACTTTCCGGTGCTCGAAGCCCGCTACGGCCCCCTGACGCCGATGGACAGCGGCATGCAGAGCCGCGTGTACTCCACCGCCGACGGTCAGGCGGTGGTCAAGGTCTACCGCAACCACCAGGGCGAACACTGCACCGAGGCCGCCAACATGCGCCGCGCCGGACTGGGCGAGTGGGTCATCGACGCGACTGAGGCCGACGGCATCGAGGCCCTGGTGCTGCGGCGCTTTGCCGGGCGTCCGCTGACCCGCGCCGAGGTGCCCCGCGCCCTTCCCGCGCTGCGTGAGCAGCTCGGCGTGCTGCACCGCGAGCGTGAGGGCCGGGTGGACCTGCGCCGCGTACAGGAGCGGCTGCGGCGCTTCCGGTCTTCGCTCTCGGGGTATGGCCTGGGCGACCTGTTTGGCGCCGTGGAGACGCCGCTCGATCAGGGCCTGCTCGACCAGCCCGCCGCCTTTTGCCACCTCGACCTGTGGCACGACAACATCCTGATGAACCGCGACACGGGCGAAGTCCTGATTATCGACTGGACCAAGTCGGCCCTCGACGATCCGCTGCGGGACCTCGCGCTGCTCAAGACCGGCACCCTCGACCTGCTGCCCGCCGACGAGAGCCTCATGGCCGCCCTAACCTTCCTGCCCGACCAGACCCCGGCCACCCTGACCCGCTACCGCGCCTACGTCGCCATGACGACCCTGCACGACCTGTACTGGTTCCTGATGAACGAACCCTACGAGTTCGACGCCCAGCGCGAGAAGAAGGTACCGAGGGCGCGGCATGTGCTGGCGCGGCTTCCGGGAGACTACCTGGGCGCGAAGCACAACCAAAGTCAGGACGAAGAACCTTGA
- the upp gene encoding uracil phosphoribosyltransferase, with protein MVTVVEHPLVQHKLSLMRDARTGVKEFRELASELSLLLAYEAMRDLEVVPVRFATPIEEGEFPMLSGKKLALVAILRAGLIMTDSIVTLVPAAKVGHIGMYRDPQSLEPVAYYSKLPADIAERRVFLTDPMLATGGSANAAIQNLKDAGAQSIKLMTILAAPEGIRTVEEVHPDVDIVTAAVDSHLNDHGYIVPGLGDAGDRIYGTK; from the coding sequence ATGGTCACTGTCGTCGAACATCCCCTGGTACAGCACAAGCTCTCGCTGATGCGTGACGCGCGGACCGGGGTCAAGGAATTCCGTGAACTGGCGAGCGAACTGAGTCTGCTGCTCGCCTACGAAGCGATGCGCGACCTCGAAGTCGTGCCGGTGCGCTTCGCCACGCCCATCGAGGAAGGCGAGTTTCCCATGCTCAGCGGCAAGAAGCTGGCGCTGGTGGCGATTTTGCGGGCGGGCCTGATCATGACCGACTCCATCGTGACGCTCGTTCCGGCGGCCAAGGTGGGGCACATCGGCATGTACCGCGACCCGCAGAGCCTGGAGCCGGTGGCGTACTACTCCAAGCTGCCCGCCGACATCGCCGAGCGCCGCGTGTTCCTGACCGACCCGATGCTGGCGACGGGCGGCAGCGCCAACGCCGCCATCCAGAACCTCAAGGACGCCGGGGCGCAGTCCATCAAGCTGATGACCATCCTCGCCGCGCCCGAGGGCATCCGCACCGTGGAGGAGGTTCACCCCGACGTGGACATCGTGACCGCCGCAGTAGACAGCCACCTCAACGACCACGGCTACATCGTGCCGGGCCTGGGCGACGCCGGGGACCGCATCTACGGAACGAAGTAG
- a CDS encoding MraY family glycosyltransferase, translating to MDSLRALAAQLGIADPFGAGFFSVLVTFVTALVFTWLFIPRLREFAVQAGWADQPNARRLNKEPLPNAGGLGIFAGFMLSIIVAWAIRPISVELVNIQVLAIMLGATIMMFLGFVDDRVDLSPASRLLVQVLVAVLLMVNGLKMDFNAIPFLPTLPDAVNDPLSTVLTILWIVGLTNAVNLMDGVDGVVGGLGFIVSMVLLITAAQFPDRAAAVVLLAGLAGACLGYLRYNFNPSRIILGGGSYLIGFTLAAVSLLGTLKVSAGASLLVPLIVLALPVMDTTQVVIGRLRRGIRNPLGHPDKTHIHHRVLARTASARRTAVILWGVALLCGVVGMLLQGVPPFVVLVAALTIGLCLTFVALRRVRAHERERAAELN from the coding sequence ATGGATTCTCTGCGGGCGCTCGCGGCGCAACTCGGCATCGCCGACCCTTTCGGGGCCGGTTTCTTCAGCGTCCTGGTCACGTTCGTTACGGCGCTCGTCTTTACGTGGCTGTTTATTCCCCGGCTGCGTGAATTTGCGGTGCAGGCGGGCTGGGCCGACCAACCCAACGCCCGGCGCCTGAACAAGGAACCCCTGCCCAACGCGGGCGGGCTGGGCATCTTCGCGGGCTTTATGCTGAGCATCATCGTGGCGTGGGCGATTCGGCCCATCTCGGTGGAGCTGGTCAACATTCAGGTGCTCGCCATCATGCTGGGCGCCACCATCATGATGTTTCTGGGATTTGTCGACGACCGGGTGGACCTGTCCCCCGCTTCGCGCCTGCTGGTGCAGGTGTTGGTGGCCGTGCTCTTGATGGTCAACGGCCTGAAGATGGATTTCAACGCCATTCCCTTTTTGCCGACCCTGCCCGACGCGGTCAACGACCCGCTGAGCACCGTGCTGACCATTCTGTGGATCGTGGGCCTGACCAACGCGGTCAACCTGATGGACGGCGTGGACGGCGTGGTGGGCGGCCTGGGCTTTATCGTCAGCATGGTGCTCCTGATCACGGCGGCGCAGTTCCCGGACCGCGCGGCGGCGGTGGTGCTGCTCGCCGGGCTGGCGGGCGCGTGCCTGGGCTACCTGCGCTACAACTTCAACCCCAGCCGCATCATCCTGGGTGGGGGATCGTACCTGATCGGATTTACCCTGGCCGCCGTGAGTCTGCTCGGGACCCTCAAGGTGAGCGCGGGGGCGAGCCTGCTGGTGCCGCTGATCGTGCTGGCGCTGCCGGTCATGGACACCACCCAGGTCGTGATCGGGCGACTGCGCCGGGGCATCCGCAACCCGCTGGGCCACCCCGACAAGACCCACATTCACCACCGCGTGCTGGCCCGCACCGCCTCGGCCCGCCGCACCGCCGTGATTCTGTGGGGGGTCGCGCTGCTGTGCGGCGTCGTGGGGATGCTGCTTCAGGGCGTGCCCCCCTTCGTGGTTCTCGTGGCCGCGCTGACCATCGGGCTGTGCCTGACCTTCGTGGCGCTCAGGCGCGTGCGGGCGCACGAGCGGGAACGGGCCGCCGAACTCAACTAA
- the wecB gene encoding non-hydrolyzing UDP-N-acetylglucosamine 2-epimerase: MSQPDRRIVLAFGTRPEATKMAPVYRALERTPGLTPLILSTGQQRQMLDAALGVFDLTPDRDLNVMTERQTLADLTARIVPQAGRVLREMEADMVLVHGDTSTSFCVALSAFYEGIPVGHVEAGLRSGNLREPFPEEANRRLTGVLSALDFAPTQASRENLRREGKPDTGIFVTGQTAVDAVREVAGRVPLRPEWRSRRDAGQPLVTVTMHRRENQPMMREMAQALGRVAAAFPDHHFIYPVHLSPAVQEAVRPVLGGVPNFELVDPLDYSDMAPLMAASRLLATDSGGLQEEGAALGVPVAVLRNVTERPEGVEAGVLKLAGNDPAQLEAVLLALLGNDAELARMRSARNPYGDGQAAGRIAAAIAWHFGLTERPADWAD; the protein is encoded by the coding sequence ATGTCCCAACCTGACCGCCGCATCGTCCTCGCCTTCGGCACCCGTCCCGAGGCCACCAAGATGGCCCCCGTCTACCGCGCCCTGGAACGCACGCCGGGGCTGACGCCGCTGATTCTGTCCACCGGGCAGCAGCGGCAGATGCTCGACGCGGCGCTGGGCGTGTTCGACCTGACGCCTGACCGCGACCTGAACGTGATGACCGAGCGCCAGACGCTGGCCGACCTGACCGCCCGCATCGTGCCGCAGGCGGGCCGGGTGCTGCGCGAGATGGAAGCCGACATGGTGCTGGTTCACGGCGACACCTCGACCTCGTTTTGCGTGGCACTGTCGGCCTTTTACGAGGGCATTCCGGTCGGCCACGTGGAAGCGGGCCTGCGCTCGGGCAACCTGCGTGAGCCGTTTCCCGAGGAAGCCAACCGTCGCCTGACCGGGGTGCTGTCGGCGCTGGACTTTGCGCCCACGCAGGCCAGCCGCGAGAACCTGCGGCGCGAGGGCAAGCCGGACACGGGCATTTTCGTGACCGGGCAGACCGCCGTGGACGCCGTGCGCGAGGTTGCCGGGCGGGTGCCGCTGCGTCCCGAGTGGCGCTCACGGCGTGATGCGGGGCAGCCGCTCGTGACCGTCACCATGCACCGCCGCGAAAACCAGCCGATGATGCGCGAGATGGCGCAGGCGCTCGGGCGGGTGGCGGCGGCCTTTCCCGACCACCACTTCATCTATCCCGTCCACCTCTCGCCCGCCGTGCAGGAAGCGGTGCGGCCCGTGCTGGGCGGCGTGCCCAACTTCGAACTGGTGGACCCGCTGGACTACTCCGACATGGCCCCGCTGATGGCGGCGTCGCGGCTGCTCGCCACCGATTCGGGAGGCCTCCAGGAAGAAGGCGCGGCGCTGGGCGTGCCGGTGGCGGTGCTGCGCAACGTGACCGAGCGGCCCGAGGGTGTGGAAGCGGGCGTGCTGAAGCTGGCGGGCAACGACCCCGCGCAACTGGAAGCCGTGCTGCTGGCTCTCCTGGGGAACGATGCCGAACTCGCCCGGATGCGCTCGGCCCGCAACCCCTACGGCGACGGGCAGGCGGCGGGGCGAATCGCGGCGGCCATTGCCTGGCACTTCGGGCTGACGGAGCGTCCGGCGGACTGGGCCGACTGA
- a CDS encoding diacylglycerol/lipid kinase family protein, with protein MTIASPPLPFAVVLNARAGRGLAGREWPRLRGELEARGVAYQLIEAPSGAEALARLQALPSAQPVMAVGGDGTVGALLPALVGTGRPLALVPLGSGNDFAGMLGLKPGQFAEALSRLGGRPRQVDALEAEVVRGDHAGLSKLLLNGLGTGFDAQVTHAYLRAPERLPGFWRYVWGAAASLRHLPLAGLTVRTDGQMLYQGPSALAAVMNGTRYGGGFHISPASDVGDGRLNAVCSGPLNRLQVAELMGRVLPGKHLGHPRVHHGTGQVVELHWTQPMFLHLDGDLYGRAEQVRARVLPGAVTLLGG; from the coding sequence GTGACAATCGCTTCGCCGCCCTTGCCGTTTGCCGTCGTTCTCAATGCCCGGGCGGGAAGAGGTCTGGCCGGGCGCGAGTGGCCCCGGCTGCGCGGCGAACTGGAGGCGCGGGGCGTGGCCTATCAGCTCATTGAGGCGCCGAGCGGGGCCGAGGCGCTGGCCCGCCTTCAGGCCCTGCCGTCCGCGCAGCCGGTGATGGCGGTGGGCGGCGACGGTACGGTGGGGGCGCTGCTGCCCGCGCTGGTCGGCACCGGGCGCCCGCTGGCCCTCGTTCCGCTCGGCAGCGGCAACGACTTTGCCGGAATGCTGGGGCTGAAACCGGGGCAGTTTGCCGAGGCGCTAAGCCGCCTGGGGGGTCGGCCCCGGCAGGTGGACGCGCTGGAAGCCGAGGTGGTGCGCGGAGACCACGCGGGGCTGAGCAAGCTGCTGCTCAACGGCCTGGGCACCGGCTTCGACGCGCAGGTGACACACGCTTACCTGCGTGCCCCGGAGCGGCTGCCCGGCTTCTGGCGCTACGTCTGGGGGGCGGCGGCGTCTCTCCGGCACCTGCCGCTTGCCGGGCTGACCGTGCGGACCGACGGACAGATGCTCTACCAGGGGCCGAGTGCGCTCGCCGCCGTCATGAACGGCACGCGCTACGGCGGCGGCTTTCATATCAGCCCGGCGTCGGACGTGGGCGACGGGCGACTGAACGCGGTGTGCAGCGGACCGCTGAACCGGTTGCAGGTGGCGGAACTGATGGGCCGGGTGCTGCCGGGAAAGCACCTGGGGCATCCCCGCGTGCATCACGGCACTGGGCAGGTCGTCGAACTGCACTGGACGCAGCCGATGTTCCTGCACCTCGACGGCGACCTGTATGGCCGGGCCGAGCAGGTGCGGGCGCGGGTGCTGCCGGGGGCGGTCACGCTACTCGGTGGGTAG
- a CDS encoding response regulator — MTTPHVRVLLVDDHAVVRQGLRLFLGLDEGIEVVGEAANGEEALHEAERLRPEVVVMDLMMPVMDGIAATRELRRRLPDTEVIALTSTLEEHKVNGAIEAGAISYMLKDASSDTLADAIHAAARGEVRLHPEAARRLVRDFRSPEMRESLTPKETIVLQLLARGQSNRDIAAEQGVSEATVKTHVSRLLGKLGLDSRTQAALYALKHGIASLEGVEL; from the coding sequence ATGACCACCCCCCATGTCCGCGTTCTGCTTGTTGACGACCACGCCGTCGTGCGCCAGGGCCTGCGCCTGTTTCTGGGCCTGGACGAAGGCATCGAGGTCGTGGGCGAGGCCGCCAACGGCGAAGAAGCCCTGCACGAAGCCGAGCGGCTGCGCCCCGAAGTCGTGGTGATGGACCTGATGATGCCCGTGATGGACGGCATCGCCGCCACCCGCGAACTGCGCCGCCGCCTGCCCGACACCGAGGTGATCGCGCTGACCTCCACCCTGGAGGAGCACAAGGTCAACGGCGCGATTGAAGCCGGGGCCATCTCGTACATGCTCAAGGACGCCAGCAGCGACACCCTGGCCGACGCCATCCACGCGGCGGCGCGCGGCGAAGTGCGGCTGCACCCCGAAGCGGCGCGGCGGCTGGTGCGCGACTTCCGTTCGCCGGAGATGCGCGAGAGCCTGACGCCGAAAGAAACCATCGTGCTGCAACTGCTCGCGCGGGGACAGAGCAACCGTGACATCGCCGCCGAGCAGGGCGTGAGCGAGGCCACCGTCAAGACCCACGTTTCGCGCCTGCTGGGCAAACTGGGCCTGGACAGCCGCACCCAGGCGGCGCTCTACGCCCTCAAACACGGCATTGCCAGTCTGGAGGGCGTGGAGCTGTGA
- a CDS encoding sensor histidine kinase, which yields MMVSMTAREELREVKKEGLLGDLLDRHTWGTAAYVLLAFPAGLLAATLLTGGVVVGVLTLPVLLGAALLLGSLWLVGGLADVQRGLARLLGVTFARPALPPTYTGVLPWLRGVLSEGATYRALLFHVVQLPLAALSWAVLGGLLALTAAGLSSPLWLGQPGTPLAWKGAAVQAGPLAQAGGVLLGLGGLLLTGGVLNLMGRVWSRLARALLAPDGDEAARREVLALRRAAGRVALGDDLGATLHELTRQACAASTARGAALLTPAGTVQAWSGLTLAELASPPPVPGEVRVWVDGNRTLADLPVTLPAGVSGGTLRAVYPAGLRPGADELAFLVSMADHAGTALHAAELIERASRRAGEEERARLARELHDSVAQALYGITLGAKTARAALERDPSEAGQARTQASLDYTIRLAEGGVSEMKALLFSLRPDALEEGGLVAALTQHAHALEARHGLTVHADLGSEPHLTPDAQAAAYRVAQEALHNVVKHARAAQVWLTLRENGGAVTLTVRDDGRGFDPQAQGRGTLGQRSMRERAAGAGGTLTVDSAAGTGTTVTLTLPAAPSAAPGIGDSE from the coding sequence ATGATGGTGTCCATGACTGCGCGTGAAGAACTGCGGGAGGTGAAAAAAGAAGGACTGCTGGGCGACCTGCTCGACCGGCACACCTGGGGCACGGCGGCGTACGTGCTGCTGGCGTTTCCGGCGGGGCTGCTGGCGGCGACGCTGCTGACCGGCGGCGTGGTCGTGGGCGTGCTGACGCTGCCGGTGCTGCTCGGCGCGGCGCTGCTGCTGGGGTCGCTGTGGCTGGTGGGGGGGCTGGCGGACGTGCAGCGCGGGTTGGCGCGGCTGCTGGGGGTCACGTTTGCGCGTCCGGCGCTGCCGCCCACCTACACGGGGGTGCTGCCCTGGCTGCGCGGCGTGCTGAGCGAGGGGGCCACCTACCGCGCCCTGCTGTTTCACGTGGTGCAGCTTCCCCTGGCCGCGCTGAGCTGGGCGGTGCTCGGCGGCCTGCTGGCCCTCACGGCAGCGGGCCTGAGCAGTCCGCTGTGGCTGGGGCAGCCCGGCACCCCGCTCGCCTGGAAGGGAGCCGCAGTGCAGGCGGGGCCGCTGGCGCAGGCGGGCGGCGTCCTGCTGGGGCTGGGCGGCCTGCTGCTCACGGGGGGCGTGCTCAACCTGATGGGCCGGGTGTGGTCACGGCTGGCGCGGGCGCTGCTCGCCCCCGACGGCGACGAGGCGGCGCGGCGCGAGGTGCTGGCACTGCGGCGGGCGGCGGGCCGGGTGGCGCTGGGCGACGACCTGGGCGCGACGCTGCACGAACTCACCCGGCAGGCGTGCGCGGCAAGCACGGCGCGGGGAGCAGCCCTCCTGACCCCGGCGGGAACGGTGCAGGCGTGGAGTGGCCTGACGCTAGCGGAGCTGGCCTCTCCCCCACCCGTCCCCGGCGAGGTGCGCGTGTGGGTGGACGGAAACCGCACCCTGGCGGACCTGCCGGTGACGCTGCCCGCCGGGGTCAGCGGCGGCACGCTGCGGGCCGTCTACCCGGCGGGCCTGCGTCCGGGGGCCGACGAACTGGCCTTTCTGGTTTCGATGGCCGACCACGCCGGAACCGCGCTGCACGCCGCCGAACTCATCGAGCGGGCCTCCCGGCGGGCGGGCGAGGAGGAACGCGCCCGGCTCGCCCGCGAGCTGCACGACAGCGTGGCGCAGGCGCTCTACGGCATCACCCTGGGGGCCAAGACCGCCCGCGCCGCCCTGGAACGCGACCCCAGCGAAGCGGGACAGGCCCGCACCCAGGCGAGCCTGGACTACACCATCCGGCTGGCCGAGGGCGGGGTCAGCGAAATGAAGGCCCTGCTGTTTTCGCTGCGCCCCGACGCGCTGGAAGAAGGCGGACTGGTGGCGGCGCTCACCCAGCACGCGCACGCCCTGGAAGCGCGGCACGGGCTGACCGTCCACGCCGACCTCGGCAGCGAGCCGCACCTCACGCCCGACGCGCAGGCCGCCGCCTACCGCGTGGCACAGGAGGCGCTGCATAACGTGGTCAAGCACGCCCGCGCCGCTCAGGTGTGGCTGACGCTGCGTGAGAACGGCGGCGCCGTCACCCTCACCGTCCGCGACGACGGGCGCGGCTTCGACCCGCAGGCGCAGGGGCGCGGCACCCTGGGCCAGCGGTCCATGCGCGAGCGGGCGGCGGGCGCGGGCGGCACACTGACGGTGGACAGCGCGGCGGGAACGGGAACGACGGTCACGCTCACCCTACCTGCGGCGCCGAGCGCAGCGCCGGGCATAGGAGACAGCGAGTGA